The stretch of DNA TTTCTAACTTGGTAGTGATCTAGCTAGCTGTCAGAGTCCCCTGATCATGTGTTTACATCATGGTATCAAAGGAAAATTCATTATAATTTCTGATTAATTGcaacattaaaaatagaatttCTTTCAGTTCTTTAAAGCAAAGTcctcttaaccccttaaaaagcctgtgGCCCACCGATTGCCCACCAGttttgcacagaagtccctgtagttactgagtaatacaccttggtgtgtaataagccttggagttgTAAGGGGTTAATGGACATCAAAGGGACAGGGATTTTGAGTTAGCCCAATATTAGCAGGGTGGCCCACATATGAAACCCACCTCATTGCAGTTTTACTCTATTTGCCCGATGTTGTCTTTAACTGTAAATCATTGAGCACTCCACCTCGTGTAAGTACTTGTGCTCAATCTCATTTGATTGCCTGTTTATTCTAAAGCAGATTTATGTGCCACTGTGTCAAATTCGCTACAGCTAACTCTCTTGGCGATCCATTTCTCCCTGAGCAATGAGGCTTAAAATGTCGTAGTCATCACTGTCACCGATGTAATACTGTTCAGTGTGTTCACACAAGGATAACAAATAAAGAGGTTATACTGGAGTAGACAcgccatttatttaaaaaaatgaataacagCATACAGGAGACATCTGCAGGAGCACCTCTTACATGCCGTCCATCATTCTGCGGATGGAGCCAATCCTGAAGTTGGACCCCCATCCCCAGTCTCTGAAGTTCCTGTACTCTCCAGGCCTCAGGTACATCATCCTGCCTCTGTAGTTGGGATGCTCGTACATCAGCCAGTGACCGTCCATGACGTTGCAGGACATGAAGTCAGACATGTGGAAGCGGTCCATAGTGTTGGGGCAGTCATCCATCAGCTCCATCATCTGGCCGCCGAAGTCCATGCGGTTGTACAGCCTCATCCTGAAAGACCCACGGTGCTGCATGGAGAACAGACATACAGAAAGACAAGGGTGACCTGTAGGTTTATCTATTATCCGTCCTGATGCTGTTCTTAGTTAAGTTTCTTTGGTAGTTTagttgggaatttccccactgcgggactaataaaggactatcttatgttatcttatcttatcttagttAATGGATTTATTGAGAGCTCTTTTGCCAAACGTTGTCAGGATAGGACTTCCAAACAAGATGATTCTGTGCGGTTTAAACACCAGTATGGCCAGCTTAACCAAAAAGCTTAAGGCCAAACTAGTTAACCAATATGACTACCCTGGCCCCACCTTAGTTCAACTGGTCATGCAgatagaccagctagtccatctaacttaaatgtaaatatatgcaaatgctggtcaagagctaagctgagTTAACCATCTTAACCTGCTGGCCAGCTAGCTTGTCCGTGTGGGACttgtatgggtagcccagctGGAAACCACAAGGTTTTGTCCCTGGGTTCCAAGTTGGCCCCAGGGTTAGTGATGAGGCCAGTAGGGGTTAAACCTGAACCCACCTGG from Salminus brasiliensis chromosome 7, fSalBra1.hap2, whole genome shotgun sequence encodes:
- the LOC140559850 gene encoding gamma-crystallin M3-like — its product is MGKIVFYEDRNFGGRYHECMSDCPDLHSYFNRCHSIRVESGNFMVYDRPNFMGNQYFLRRGEYSDYQRMFGWNDCVRSCRMVPTHRGSFRMRLYNRMDFGGQMMELMDDCPNTMDRFHMSDFMSCNVMDGHWLMYEHPNYRGRMMYLRPGEYRNFRDWGWGSNFRIGSIRRMMDGM